A stretch of Anoplopoma fimbria isolate UVic2021 breed Golden Eagle Sablefish chromosome 4, Afim_UVic_2022, whole genome shotgun sequence DNA encodes these proteins:
- the LOC129090382 gene encoding neuronal acetylcholine receptor subunit alpha-9-II produces MLNMISIICLAMLLPEVAHSAQGHYAHKLLNDLMENYSSALRPVEDTDRALNVTLQITLSQIKDMDERNQVLIAYLWIRQTWHDTYLRWDKEDYDGLEVIHIPSSLVWRPDLVLYNKADDDFSGPMDTNVRLRYNGEITWDAPAITKSSCVVDVSYFPFDSQECNLTFGSWTYNGNQVDIIMGMDSGDLSDFVENVEWECHGMPATKNVIMYGCCSDPYPDITYTVLLQRRSSFYIFNLLLPCFLISFLAPLGFYLPADSGEKVSLGVTVLLALTVFQLMVAESMPPSESVPLIGKYYIATMTMVTASTSLTIFIMNIHFCGPEAKPVPHWAKVLIIDYMSKIFFVYEVGENCASSSSASSSSNFPQEDVRQQHPNSHIHANGKPGSHSSRQDWQGRKYPRPQTPKPQHHPRVKAQHHITREERSHFSSFGSNGKIPTGDCCKEDQKVPCYPEHQKPPCCPEDKKPPPQGPTVTFGPCVFCSGLTGMDTKLVRNVEYIANCFREQRATCAKGAEWKKIAKVMDRFFMWIFFIMVFLMSILIIGNAP; encoded by the exons ATGCTCAACATGATTTCAATAATTTGTCTGGCGATGCTGCTCCCTGAAG TGGCTCACTCGGCTCAGGGTCACTATGCCCACAAGCTTCTGAATGACTTGATGGAGAATTATTCCAGCGCTCTGCGGCCTGTTGAGGACACAGACAGAGCCCTCAACGTCACCTTACAGATCACCCTCTCTCAGATCAAAGACATG GATGAGAGGAACCAGGTGCTGATCGCCTACCTGTGGATCAGGCAGACGTGGCATGATACTTACCTGAGGTGGGATAAAGAGGACTACGACGGACTGGAGGTGATCCACATTCCCAGCAGCCTTGTGTGGAGGCCCGACCTCGTGCTCTATAACAA agctgACGATGACTTCTCAGGGCCGATGGACACCAACGTGAGACTACGCTACAACGGAGAGATAACCTGGGATGCTCCTGCCATTACCAAGAGCTCCTGTGTGGTGGACGTCTCCTACTTCCCCTTTGACAGCCAGGAATGTAACCTGACTTTTGGTTCCTGGACCTACAATGGCAACCAG GTAGACATCATTATGGGCATGGACAGTGGGGACCTGTCAGACTTTGTGGAAAATGTGGAGTGGGAGTGCCACGGGATGCCTGCCACCAAGAACGTCATCATGTACGGCTGTTGCTCTGACCCGTACCCAGACATCACCTACACAGTGCTCCTGCAGCGCCGCTCCTCCTTTTACATCttcaacctcctcctcccctgcttCCTCATCTCCTTCTTGGCTCCTCTGGGTTTCTACCTGCCTGCAGACTCTGGGGAGAAGGTTTCCCTCGGAGTGACCGTTCTTCTGGCTCTCACTGTGTTCCAGCTGATGGTGGCAGAGAGCATGCCTCCGTCCGAGAGTGTGCCCCTTATAG GGAAGTACTATATTGCGACTATGACCATGGTCACAGCCTCCACATCtctcaccatcttcatcatgaACATCCACTTCTGTGGTCCAGAGGCCAAACCGGTCCCCCACTGGGCAAAAGTCCTCATCATTGACTACATGTCCAaaattttctttgtttatgagGTGGGCGAGAACTgtgcctcttcctcctccgcctcttCATCTTCTAACTTCCCCCAGGAAGACGTACGTCAGCAGCATCCCAACTCCCATATTCATGCGAACGGTAAACCGGGGAGCCACAGTAGCCGACAGGACTGGCAGGGTCGCAAATACCCCAGACCTCAGACCCCCAAGCCTCAACACCATCCCAGAGTAAAAGCCCAGCACCACATCACCAGAGAAGAGAGGAGCCATTTCTCCAGCTTTGGATCTAATGGGAAAATCCCTACAGGTGACTGCTGTAAAGAAGACCAGAAGGTCCCTTGCTACCCTGAACACCAAAAGCCTCCCTGCTGCCCAGAAGACAAAAAGCCTCCACCTCAAGGCCCCACTGTTACCTTTGGCCCCTGTGTGTTCTGCAGTGGCTTGACTGGTATGGACACCAAGCTGGTGCGCAATGTTGAATATATCGCCAACTGTTTCCGAGAGCAGAGGGCCACGTGCGCCAAAGGGGCAGAATGGAAAAAGATTGCTAAGGTGATGGATAGATTCTTCATGTGGATCTTCTTTATCATGGTCTTCCTCATGAGCATCCTCATCATTGGCAATGCGCCTTGA